A section of the Gloeobacter violaceus PCC 7421 genome encodes:
- a CDS encoding dockerin type I domain-containing protein, with translation MAVYALLSAIAAVLVVLAVPAVAQSGDANGDGRFDGKDIETIDAYLAGTALLQDEQIRAADGDGDGRITGADREKLAGRLMGMTRGQGPGEIQAESADSGVVVDRATGKPLAGVEVSLPDEGVSVRTDSEGRFKLPKSSAGKILTAKADNYAPSAAAGGKRRGFRLELERLSPRLVVLDDRVHHLGDDKYGYGSANYSEFRLQAQGPRLERAFEIDGEPEDLTLRIGSLIGLDTAHSVAAGQSALSQFAGSRPDGLRIYLNDRPLQKIYLNGDNIAVRLPAALLRRGENRLRLETHPLRLPGAAGDELEDLRRRFGLVNYDDVELAHLLLVDSSASARRIRVRGDVVRTPRAGNDGTNP, from the coding sequence GTGGCCGTCTATGCCTTGCTCAGCGCGATTGCAGCAGTTCTAGTTGTGCTGGCTGTCCCGGCGGTGGCCCAGAGCGGCGATGCCAATGGCGACGGCCGCTTCGATGGAAAAGATATCGAGACCATCGACGCTTACCTGGCGGGGACGGCACTGTTGCAGGACGAGCAGATCCGGGCGGCCGACGGCGATGGCGACGGCCGCATTACCGGTGCGGATCGCGAGAAGTTGGCCGGGCGGTTGATGGGGATGACCCGCGGCCAGGGGCCGGGTGAAATCCAGGCCGAGAGCGCCGACAGCGGTGTGGTGGTCGATCGGGCCACGGGCAAACCGCTCGCGGGGGTGGAAGTGTCGCTGCCGGATGAAGGGGTGAGCGTGCGCACCGACAGTGAGGGCCGCTTCAAGCTACCTAAATCGAGCGCTGGCAAGATCCTCACCGCCAAGGCCGACAACTACGCGCCTTCGGCCGCAGCGGGCGGCAAGCGCCGGGGGTTCCGCCTGGAATTAGAGCGGCTCTCGCCGCGTCTGGTGGTGCTCGACGACCGGGTGCACCACCTGGGGGATGACAAGTACGGCTATGGTTCGGCCAACTACAGCGAATTTCGTCTCCAGGCCCAGGGGCCGCGCCTGGAGCGCGCCTTCGAGATCGACGGCGAACCTGAGGATTTGACGCTGCGCATCGGTTCGCTGATCGGCCTCGATACGGCCCACTCCGTCGCCGCCGGCCAATCGGCCCTCAGCCAGTTTGCCGGCAGCCGCCCGGACGGCTTGCGCATCTATCTCAACGACCGGCCGCTGCAGAAGATTTATCTCAACGGCGACAACATTGCCGTCAGGCTTCCCGCCGCCCTGCTGCGCCGCGGCGAGAACCGCCTGCGCCTGGAGACCCACCCGCTGCGGCTGCCGGGGGCGGCGGGCGATGAGTTGGAGGACTTGCGTCGGCGCTTCGGCCTGGTCAACTACGACGATGTCGAGCTGGCCCATTTGCTGCTGGTGGACAGCAGCGCCTCCGCTCGCCGCATCCGCGTGCGCGGCGACGTGGTGCGCACCCCCAGGGCGGGCAACGACGGAACCAATCCTTGA
- a CDS encoding putative toxin-antitoxin system toxin component, PIN family has translation MRVFLDTNIVVSGVITPNGSPGRILHALRERRFELVSCVELAEEIVSVFGRPKIRQRYPHAVEALEQILALLLSETSMVVCQAGPLPTISDPADAVLLARAAAGGADYFVSGDKSDLLALDMYQNIKIVSAVQFLEILGENPVS, from the coding sequence GTGCGCGTCTTTCTGGACACGAACATTGTTGTCAGTGGGGTAATCACTCCCAACGGATCGCCGGGGCGGATCTTGCACGCCCTACGCGAGCGACGCTTTGAGTTGGTTAGTTGTGTTGAGCTGGCCGAAGAAATCGTCTCAGTCTTTGGACGCCCGAAGATCCGGCAGCGCTATCCCCACGCAGTCGAGGCGTTGGAGCAAATATTGGCTTTGCTACTGAGCGAAACGTCTATGGTCGTTTGTCAAGCAGGACCGTTGCCGACCATCTCCGATCCGGCAGATGCGGTTTTACTGGCAAGAGCAGCGGCTGGTGGCGCCGACTATTTTGTGAGCGGCGACAAGTCGGACCTTTTGGCTTTGGACATGTATCAGAACATCAAGATAGTCAGTGCCGTCCAGTTTCTCGAAATTCTCGGCGAAAACCCTGTTTCGTGA
- a CDS encoding peptidylprolyl isomerase: protein MLRLCASALALLLVIPGLALAADPPSGPIPAAASPDRIKTLPQLTSKAYVKLDTTKGAIVLELDGPNAPVSAGNFLDLVKRKFYDGLVFHRVVPDFVIQGGDPKGNGTGGFIDPATGRERTIPLEIKPTGAKEPVYGRIVETTTPPVLTHSKGALAWARDNNPNSASSQFYIALSDNPSIRALDGRYAVFGRVVSGMEVVAAIRAGDKILKAAETSAPPAGAVPKTP, encoded by the coding sequence ATGCTTCGACTGTGCGCTTCAGCCCTCGCCTTACTTCTGGTGATTCCCGGTCTTGCTCTGGCGGCGGACCCGCCTTCCGGGCCGATCCCGGCCGCCGCTTCGCCCGATCGGATCAAAACTCTGCCCCAGCTTACTTCCAAGGCCTACGTCAAGCTCGACACGACTAAAGGAGCGATTGTGCTCGAACTGGACGGTCCGAACGCCCCGGTCTCCGCCGGTAATTTTTTGGATCTGGTGAAGCGCAAATTTTATGATGGCCTGGTCTTCCACCGGGTGGTGCCCGATTTTGTCATCCAGGGCGGCGATCCCAAAGGCAACGGCACCGGCGGCTTTATCGACCCGGCCACCGGCCGCGAGCGCACGATTCCGCTGGAAATCAAACCCACCGGTGCCAAGGAGCCCGTCTACGGCCGCATCGTCGAAACGACCACCCCGCCGGTGCTCACCCACAGCAAAGGTGCGCTTGCCTGGGCACGGGACAATAACCCCAATTCCGCCAGCTCCCAGTTCTATATCGCCCTTTCCGACAACCCCTCGATCCGCGCCCTGGATGGCCGCTACGCGGTCTTCGGGCGGGTGGTGAGCGGCATGGAGGTAGTGGCCGCTATCCGGGCGGGCGACAAGATTCTCAAGGCCGCAGAGACCTCCGCACCACCCGCCGGAGCCGTCCCCAAGACTCCCTAG
- a CDS encoding leucyl aminopeptidase, protein MEFEAVRISPGKYRGDALLVGLFQDGPEPALALAALDAAVAAVVLEVISEEEFKPKSRQKLTVRVGGDTGLRKVVLVGLGEQAKYKPESLRQCIGEGARTLKAIKATTAGVWVPPLGEGGEEATVEALVEAIRLALHEDRRFRSKKSDSEENGNSNNGGENKLTKVSLVVAGEGDYAAAVRRGNILAEGTIFARELVSAPANYVTSVTLAEQATAIAEANGLECEILEKEDCERLGMGAYLGVAQGTDLPPKFIHLTYKPAHSAPRKRIAIIGKGITFDSGGLSIKPAKGMELMKVDMGGAAAALGAAKVLGQLKPDIEVHFIVAATENMVSGHAIHPGDILTASNGKTIEVDNTDAEGRLTLADALVFSEKLGVDAIVDLATLTGACVVALGNDIAGLLTENEELARQIRAAGEASGEKFWQLPMEESYFEGMKSVVADMRNTGSREGGTITAALFLKQFVEKTPWVHLDIAGPVWTEKQKGYTNRGGTGFGVRTLVRFVLAQ, encoded by the coding sequence ATGGAATTTGAAGCGGTCCGGATCTCTCCGGGGAAATATCGGGGGGACGCCCTGCTGGTGGGCCTGTTCCAGGACGGGCCGGAACCGGCCCTGGCCCTGGCCGCCCTCGATGCGGCGGTGGCGGCGGTGGTGCTCGAAGTCATTTCCGAAGAAGAATTTAAACCGAAAAGCCGCCAGAAGCTCACGGTGCGCGTGGGCGGCGATACCGGCCTGCGCAAGGTGGTGCTGGTGGGTCTGGGCGAGCAGGCCAAGTACAAACCCGAGTCGCTGCGCCAGTGCATCGGCGAGGGTGCCCGCACCCTCAAGGCGATCAAGGCGACCACCGCCGGGGTGTGGGTACCGCCCCTGGGCGAGGGCGGCGAAGAGGCGACCGTCGAAGCGCTCGTCGAGGCGATCCGCTTGGCCCTGCACGAGGACAGGCGCTTTCGCTCCAAAAAATCGGACAGCGAAGAAAACGGCAACAGCAACAACGGCGGCGAGAACAAATTGACCAAAGTGAGCCTGGTGGTGGCGGGCGAAGGCGACTACGCCGCGGCCGTCCGCCGGGGCAATATCCTGGCCGAAGGGACGATCTTTGCGCGCGAACTGGTCTCCGCCCCCGCCAACTACGTCACCTCCGTCACCCTGGCTGAGCAGGCGACAGCGATCGCCGAGGCGAACGGCCTGGAGTGCGAGATTCTCGAAAAAGAAGATTGCGAACGGCTGGGCATGGGTGCGTACCTGGGAGTGGCCCAGGGCACCGATTTGCCGCCCAAATTCATCCACCTCACCTACAAACCCGCCCACAGCGCCCCGCGCAAGCGCATCGCCATCATCGGCAAGGGCATCACCTTCGACTCGGGTGGACTGTCCATCAAACCCGCCAAGGGCATGGAATTGATGAAAGTCGACATGGGCGGGGCCGCCGCCGCCCTGGGAGCCGCCAAGGTCCTGGGGCAGCTCAAACCCGACATCGAAGTGCACTTTATCGTGGCGGCCACCGAGAACATGGTCTCGGGCCACGCCATCCACCCCGGCGACATCCTCACCGCCTCCAACGGCAAGACCATCGAAGTCGACAACACCGACGCCGAGGGACGGCTCACCCTGGCGGACGCACTGGTCTTCTCCGAGAAACTGGGCGTCGATGCGATTGTCGATCTGGCCACCCTTACCGGCGCCTGCGTCGTCGCCCTGGGTAACGACATCGCGGGGCTGCTCACCGAAAACGAAGAACTGGCCCGGCAGATCCGCGCGGCGGGTGAGGCGAGCGGCGAGAAGTTCTGGCAACTCCCCATGGAAGAGAGCTACTTCGAAGGGATGAAGTCGGTGGTGGCCGACATGCGCAACACCGGCTCGCGCGAAGGCGGCACGATCACCGCGGCGCTCTTTCTCAAGCAGTTCGTCGAGAAGACCCCCTGGGTGCACCTCGACATCGCCGGTCCGGTGTGGACCGAAAAGCAGAAAGGCTACACCAACCGGGGCGGTACCGGCTTCGGCGTGCGCACGCTGGTACGCTTCGTGCTGGCGCAGTAG
- the trpA gene encoding tryptophan synthase subunit alpha — MSSLASPGRIARVFAALHARREVAFIPFITAGDPDLETTAEALLTLDRNGADLLELGLPYSDPLADGPTIQAAATRALARGTTPGAVLDLVARLTPELRAPLIVFTYFNLILAVGIEAFVERLAASGASGLLVPDLPVEEGDALQTAANVQGLDVIWLVAPTSPPERLRRIAERTTGFVYLVSTTGVTGARTQVASSVRTSLAQLRALTTRPVAVGFGISTPEQAHEVASLGADGVIVGSACVQLLATAAPEERLGQLAEFCRQLKKASQTLPVKS, encoded by the coding sequence ATGTCCAGTCTCGCTTCCCCCGGCCGCATCGCCCGCGTTTTTGCCGCCTTGCACGCGCGGCGGGAAGTCGCCTTTATCCCGTTTATCACCGCGGGAGACCCGGATCTGGAGACCACCGCCGAGGCGCTGCTCACCCTCGACCGCAACGGTGCCGATCTGCTGGAATTGGGCCTGCCTTACTCCGATCCGCTCGCCGACGGACCGACCATCCAGGCGGCGGCCACCCGCGCCCTCGCCCGGGGCACCACCCCCGGCGCCGTGTTGGATCTGGTGGCCCGCCTCACCCCCGAGTTGCGCGCACCGCTGATTGTCTTCACCTACTTCAACTTGATCCTGGCGGTGGGAATCGAAGCATTTGTCGAGCGGCTCGCCGCCAGTGGCGCCAGCGGCCTGCTGGTGCCGGATCTGCCCGTCGAAGAAGGCGATGCGCTCCAGACGGCCGCGAACGTCCAGGGGCTCGACGTCATCTGGCTGGTGGCACCGACCAGCCCCCCCGAGCGGCTCAGACGGATCGCCGAGCGCACCACCGGCTTTGTCTATCTGGTGAGCACCACCGGGGTGACCGGCGCGCGCACCCAGGTCGCCTCCTCGGTGCGCACGTCCCTCGCCCAGTTGCGCGCCCTCACCACCCGTCCGGTGGCCGTGGGTTTTGGCATCTCCACTCCTGAGCAAGCCCACGAAGTGGCTTCCCTGGGCGCCGACGGCGTCATTGTCGGTTCCGCCTGCGTGCAACTGCTGGCCACCGCTGCCCCGGAAGAGCGCCTCGGGCAGCTCGCTGAGTTCTGTCGCCAATTGAAAAAGGCCAGTCAAACTCTTCCTGTAAAAAGTTAA
- a CDS encoding type II toxin-antitoxin system YoeB family toxin, with translation MQESESNRPSYGDPPWLTSDDDTVAKARAQLVGDYNMWVQLSGGDRELAKQILIKDFPRGPFEGGSDENLRAHLAGRFPWLWAYTAFQYRAGIFNTITFIIMLAGLIYIALVYVPRDQRAKTTGSLDTAPALLAVSRPG, from the coding sequence ATGCAGGAAAGCGAGTCCAATCGGCCATCCTACGGCGATCCTCCCTGGTTGACCAGCGACGACGACACCGTGGCCAAAGCCCGCGCCCAACTGGTGGGCGACTACAACATGTGGGTGCAGCTGAGCGGCGGCGACCGGGAATTGGCCAAACAAATTCTGATCAAAGATTTCCCGCGCGGGCCGTTTGAGGGGGGGTCCGACGAGAATCTGCGCGCCCACCTGGCGGGCCGTTTTCCGTGGCTGTGGGCCTACACCGCCTTTCAGTACCGCGCCGGTATTTTTAATACGATCACCTTCATCATCATGTTGGCGGGGCTCATCTACATCGCCCTTGTCTACGTCCCCCGCGATCAGCGCGCCAAGACCACCGGTTCGCTCGACACCGCCCCCGCCCTCCTCGCCGTCTCCCGCCCGGGATGA
- a CDS encoding N-acetylmannosamine-6-phosphate 2-epimerase: MNAVIALRGLIVSCQAPEGSPLRDPTIIAAMAASACLNGAVAVRIESPEHIRAVRARVDVPIVGLWKRPYADSAVYITPTFGDAAAVAQSGADIVAIDATGRPRPGGESLAELIGRIHCELDRPVLADVATVAEGETAARLGADIVVTTLCGYTEATLGTPLPALDLVGALAGRLTVPVWCEGGVQSPEQVALAFARGARAVVVGTALTGLDARVRAFAERAVSPAVRTDPGTAFHNRANQSL, encoded by the coding sequence ATGAACGCCGTGATCGCCCTGCGGGGGCTGATTGTCTCCTGCCAGGCTCCGGAGGGTTCTCCCCTGCGCGACCCGACGATCATCGCCGCCATGGCCGCGAGCGCTTGTTTGAACGGGGCTGTCGCCGTGCGCATCGAATCGCCCGAACACATCCGGGCGGTGCGCGCCCGCGTGGATGTGCCGATCGTGGGTCTCTGGAAGCGCCCCTACGCGGATAGCGCCGTCTACATCACCCCGACTTTTGGCGATGCGGCGGCGGTGGCCCAAAGTGGCGCCGATATTGTCGCCATCGACGCCACCGGCAGACCCCGGCCGGGGGGCGAGTCACTGGCGGAGCTCATTGGGCGCATCCACTGCGAACTGGACAGGCCCGTGCTCGCGGATGTGGCCACCGTGGCCGAGGGCGAAACGGCCGCCCGCCTCGGTGCCGATATTGTGGTCACGACCCTGTGCGGCTATACCGAGGCGACCCTCGGCACACCGCTTCCAGCTTTGGACCTGGTGGGAGCGCTGGCCGGACGGCTTACCGTACCGGTCTGGTGCGAAGGGGGGGTGCAAAGCCCCGAGCAAGTTGCCCTTGCCTTCGCCCGCGGCGCCCGGGCGGTGGTGGTGGGCACCGCTCTGACGGGCCTCGACGCGCGCGTGCGCGCCTTTGCCGAGCGGGCCGTGTCGCCCGCGGTGCGGACAGATCCGGGTACGGCTTTTCACAATCGGGCCAACCAGTCGCTATGA